In Corylus avellana chromosome ca2, CavTom2PMs-1.0, the following proteins share a genomic window:
- the LOC132171265 gene encoding uncharacterized protein LOC132171265: protein MLRHLLPLLLLLLCSNSIGRVSSHQESGEWSCEADSEIQVEAEFRPGLVTVDGHADDWKDIDGFEFPLRPALDPDEDKEYKGGKVTVKALHDGHDAFFMVQVDGDYVYSKGTSNKCPSVALMFQIGESATYHNMGGCSEGRATCNSKSCKGHEVDMMHFSIGNAIPGRLYGGNPIDNRDGYGGDRFGHLVDLYAWTPHCRYLDGLGPSGNDTSAQNDWKGAWWHSSFTTHSGFIEEDSPYASDGKKGTYYFEFSRPLRTMDRLQQDAQFTIGGSSKMSVAFWYPVDGQPWHGSGHYSIHCDWVPLEISSGNSKLTKSATIGSANVSSAFALLVSVASLCLSFFVGYKLFRTTTVRPYTTMDSNL from the exons ATGCTCCGACACCTGCTGCCACTTCTATTGCTCTTGTTATGCTCCAACTCGATCGGACGGGTCAGCTCGCACCAAGAGTCGGGCGAGTGGAGCTGCGAGGCCGACTCGGAGATTCAAGTGGAGGCCGAGTTCAGGCCCGGCCTCGTCACCGTCGACGGCCACGCCGACGACTGGAAGGACATTGATGGCTTCGAGTTCCCTCTCCGCCCTGCTCTCGACCCAGATGAGGACAAAGAATACAAAGGCGGAAAAGTGACCGTTAAG GCTTTGCACGATGGTCATGATGCTTTCTTTATGGTACAAGTTGATGGGGACTATGTGTACTCTAAAGG TACTAGCAACAAATGCCCTTCTGTTGCTCTCATGTTTCAAATTGGAGAAAGTGCCACCTACCATAAT ATGGGTGGATGTTCTGAAGGGAGAGCCACATGCAACAGCAAGTCTTGCAAAGGGCATGAAGTTGATATGATGCACTTCTCAATTGGAAATGCTATTCCAGGACGGCTCTATGGTGGCAACCCGATAGACAACAGGGATGGATATGGCGGTGACAG GTTTGGCCATTTGGTTGACCTTTATGCGTGGACCCCGCACTGTAGATACCTTGATGGACTTGGCCCTTCAG GAAATGATACTAGTGCACAGAATGATTGGAAAGGCGCATGGTGGCACAGTAGCTTCACTACTCATTCTG GTTTTATAGAGGAAGATAGTCCATATGCTTCAGATGGTAAAAAAGGCACATATTATTTTGAATTCTCTAGACCTTTGAGAACAATGGATCGTCTTCAACAG GATGCTCAGTTCACAATTGGTGGATCAAGTAAGATGTCAGTAGCATTCTGGTATCCGGTTGATGGACAACCATGGCATGGTTCTGGACACTATTCTATTCACTGTGATTGGGTACCCTTGGAAATCTCTTCTGGAAATTCTAAGCTCACCAAGTCTGCAACAATTGGCTCCGCCAATGTTTCCAGTGCCTTTGCCCTTCTGGTATCAGTAGCCTCTTTATGCCtctctttttttgttggttacAAGCTTTTCAGAACCACTACTGTAAGGCCCTACACAACCATGGACAGCAACCTTTAG